The Methanopyrus kandleri AV19 DNA segment GGGAACAAGTTCCCGGTAACCCTCGACGTGAACAACCCACCGGGTACTATCACCCGGGAGGCTTGGGATACTGTACGGCGGGGTATCGACTACGCACTCGATGGCGACGCGACCCTCATCGACGTTACCGGAGAGGAAGACCTACTAGCCATTCCCGCTATCCTGATCGCTCCCGAAAACTCGATAGTCTGCTACGGGTTGCCGGGCGAGGGAATGGTGGCGGCGCGGGTAACCCAACACCTCAAGGATTCTGTCCTCCGACTGCTAACGAGGTTTCGGGGGTACGACGAATGGAAGTCGAGATCTTGGATCAGCGGGATAACCCCTTGCTGTACCGCAAAGAGGTGAAGTTCGTCGTACGCCACGAAGACAGTGGTACGCCCCAGAAGTCGGAGGTCCTTCGGAAGCTCGCGGCGATTCTCGACGTTGACAAGGAGGTAGTCCTGATCGACCGTATGGAGTCGGAGTTCGGAAAGCGTGAGACCAAAGGGTACGCGAAGATCTACAAGAGCATGGAGCATCTGGAGGACATCGAGCCCGAGCACATGGTCGAGCGACACAAGAAGGTGCTTGAAGAGCTGGAGTCCGAATCCGAGGAGTCCGAAGAGTCCGAGTCGGAGGAGTCGGAAGAAGAGGAGTAACCGGGGGTAAAACGGGATGGGTGTGCCCAGGAGGGCTAAGCTGTACGAGGTTAAGGACGGTAAGGTGGAGCGCAAAAACCCGTTCTGCCCAAGATGCGGGCCCGGCGTATTCATGGCGGACCACGGGAACCGGTATGCGTGCGGTAGGTGTGGATACACCGAGTTCAAGGACCAGCCGGAGCCCAAGAAAAAGAAGTAACATTCGCGAGCGAAGTGAGGTATCTTGCACTCGCGAGTTCCCGACCGACTGCGCGACGTAGTGGAAGCCGGTGACGTCATCGCCCTCGGCGCCGAGTCGCTCCTGGTTCGACACGACTGGCTCGGGCTCCTCGCCGTCTACAAGATCCGTCTTCCCAAACCCTACCGTCACCCGTCCTTGGACGAGCGCCTCCGTCGCCTCAGGACTCGACGAGAAGCCCGAGCACTGATCAGATTACCCGAGATGGGTGTGCCGACTCCTACCCTGTACGAGGTCGACTTGGATCTTAGCCTGCTGATCACCGAGTACATTCCCGGGAGAACCCTCAAGCAGGCCACCGAGAGTTCCTTCGATCCGGACCATTACCGGAAGTTGGGTAAGCTCGTCGGGCGGATGCACGAGCACGGATTCGTCCACTACGATTTGACCACATCGAACATCCTCGTGTCCGGTGACGACCTCTACATCATCGACTTGGGACTGAGCGAGGACTCCGACGACCCCGAAGACCACGCCGTCGACCTGCGCGTGTTCGAACGGTGTCTCGAGAGCTCCCACCCCGAGGTTAAGGAGGAGGCGTGGAGAGCCTTCCTACGAGGCTACAGGGAAGAGAGGGAAGAAGCCACCGACACGGTGCTCCGGGCCTTGGAGGACCTCAAGTCCAGGGTCCGGTACATCTAAACCTTCGCCACCACAAGGCCCCTTTTGACCTCGATCTCCCCACGTTCTTCGAGCTTTTTGAGGGCAACGTACGTAACGTCGTACGGGACGCCGAACTGTGCGAACAAGAACTCGTAGACCTCATCCTCTGGTACTCTGCCCCGATTCTGCAACCACACCAGCAAGGCACCGAGTACCTCGGACAGGCGCTCGGGCACGTGCATTAGCTCACCATCTTCCGTCATCTCCACCTCGTCGCTCATTAGCGCCGAGTATAGGGCTTCGGAAAGTCCCTCACCGGAGTACCCTGCCCATCGGAGTCTCATCACGAGGTCCCGCCAGTCGAGACTCACCTCACGCTTGACGACTTGCACCACGTCACCCGGAGTCACCGGGCGGTCTCCCACCAGGAGGTCCTCCAGTGGCTCGGTGTCCGGCCACTCCGGAATCCTTCCGAGCTTCGCCTCGAGAAACACCTCGGTCGCCGAGCCGTAGTCCAGCCTGAATGGGTCCTCAATGACCTCCAGGGGCAGCGTCTCCCACTCGGTCACGGCTAACCCGAGACCGTAGTGCTCACAGAACGCCGATACGGATACCACTTCTTCCCTCGGTTCGCGGGGAAAGACCACCAGAGCCCCTAAACCCAATGCCTCCGCGTCACGTGCGATCTCGGCCAGTCCCTCTTCCCACTCCCCCAAGGCCGATATCGAAGCTAGATCGCTGAGACCTCCGACGCATACCAGCGCGAAGCAGAAATCGTCCGAACGGACTACGAAGTCCAGCTGGTAGTCGCTGTCTACCTCCTCCACGACGCAGCCCAGCTCCTCCAGTACGAACCTACAGTCCCGGCGGAACAGGGACAAGTTAAGATCCGTCATCGCGCCTTTCCCCGCAGGCGGGGTGCCGTAATGTCGACGATGATCTGTGTGGGTATAGAGTCTACGGCCGAGAAACTCGGCGTGGGTGTCGTGACGGACGACGGGGAGATACTGGTCAACGTGAAGGCTCAGTACATCCCCCCTCCGGGCTCGGGGATACTACCCAGAGAGGCGGCTGAACATCACTCCAGAGAACTGCCGGAGCTCCTCGAACGCGCGTTGAAGAACGCGGGAGTGGAGCCCGAAGACATCGACTTAGTGGCTTACTCGCAAGGGCCTGGACTGGGACCCTGCCTACGTGTCGGCGCCACCGCGGCCCGAACCCTGGCACTGACGCTCGAGGTCCCCCTGGCACCGGTCAACCACTGCGTGGCCCACGTGGAGATAGGGAAGTTAGCGGCACGCCAGGACGGGTTCGATTTCGACGAGCCGGTAACACTCTACGTGTCCGGAGGGAACACCCAGGTGCTGGCCCTCAAAGCCGGACGATACCGGGTGTTCGGGGAAACCCTGGATCTCCCCGTGGGTAACATGCTGGACACTTTCGCCCGTAAGGTCGGACTCCCACATCCCGGTGGGCCCGAGATAGAACGCCTCGCCGAGGAAGGTGAGCCCGTGGAACTCCCTTACACTGTACGTGGCACCGACGTGTCGTTCTCAGGCCTTCTGACGGCGGCACTGCGGAGATACGAGCAGGGAGACAGGCTCGAGGACGTGTGTGCAGGACTTCAGGAGACAGCCTTCGCAATGCTGGTGGAGATAACGGAGCGTGCCGCGGCCCAGCTGGGCCGGGATGAGATCCT contains these protein-coding regions:
- a CDS encoding GTP-dependent dephospho-CoA kinase family protein, whose amino-acid sequence is MLRLPRELRPELRRPWGTLYPRPSIKTYRRLHEESEVLITVGDMTTRSFLRCSIRPDVAVVDRKMLRTVPVDPGNKFPVTLDVNNPPGTITREAWDTVRRGIDYALDGDATLIDVTGEEDLLAIPAILIAPENSIVCYGLPGEGMVAARVTQHLKDSVLRLLTRFRGYDEWKSRSWISGITPCCTAKR
- a CDS encoding 30S ribosomal protein S24e; the protein is MLYRKEVKFVVRHEDSGTPQKSEVLRKLAAILDVDKEVVLIDRMESEFGKRETKGYAKIYKSMEHLEDIEPEHMVERHKKVLEELESESEESEESESEESEEEE
- a CDS encoding 30S ribosomal protein S27ae, whose amino-acid sequence is MGVPRRAKLYEVKDGKVERKNPFCPRCGPGVFMADHGNRYACGRCGYTEFKDQPEPKKKK
- a CDS encoding KEOPS complex kinase/ATPase Bud32, encoding MHSRVPDRLRDVVEAGDVIALGAESLLVRHDWLGLLAVYKIRLPKPYRHPSLDERLRRLRTRREARALIRLPEMGVPTPTLYEVDLDLSLLITEYIPGRTLKQATESSFDPDHYRKLGKLVGRMHEHGFVHYDLTTSNILVSGDDLYIIDLGLSEDSDDPEDHAVDLRVFERCLESSHPEVKEEAWRAFLRGYREEREEATDTVLRALEDLKSRVRYI
- the kae1 gene encoding KEOPS complex N(6)-L-threonylcarbamoyladenine synthase Kae1; the encoded protein is MSTMICVGIESTAEKLGVGVVTDDGEILVNVKAQYIPPPGSGILPREAAEHHSRELPELLERALKNAGVEPEDIDLVAYSQGPGLGPCLRVGATAARTLALTLEVPLAPVNHCVAHVEIGKLAARQDGFDFDEPVTLYVSGGNTQVLALKAGRYRVFGETLDLPVGNMLDTFARKVGLPHPGGPEIERLAEEGEPVELPYTVRGTDVSFSGLLTAALRRYEQGDRLEDVCAGLQETAFAMLVEITERAAAQLGRDEILLTGGVAANRRLSEMMHEMAEDRGAEAYTVPPELAGDNGAMIAWTGILVHEHGLSIPPDEIPEKAIVKQRYRVDEAPVPWAARPSRSADSQG